A section of the Streptomyces sp. SCL15-4 genome encodes:
- a CDS encoding zinc-dependent alcohol dehydrogenase family protein, with protein sequence MRGAVIHAPGDVRFESLDDPKLLHPTDAIIRTAVTCVCGSDLWPYRGAEPIGDPHPMGHEYVGFVEEVGSGVTAVKPGQFVVGSFATSDNTCANCKNGFQSSCLHREFMSTCQAEYVRIPHAQGTLVATDEVPGEELWPGLLAVSDVMGTGWWAADAAEVGPGSTAVVVGDGAVGLCAVIAAKEMGAERIIAMSRHESRQKLAREFGATDIVTGRGDEGVAEIKELTGGIGADSVLECVGTAQAMSQALRSARPGGNVGFVGVPHEVAVDGQELFFSHVGLRGGPAPVRRYLPDLIDRVLTRRIDPGKVFDLTLPLDQVAEGYKAMDERRAIKTLLTP encoded by the coding sequence ATGCGCGGCGCAGTCATCCACGCCCCCGGCGATGTCCGCTTCGAGTCTCTGGACGACCCGAAGCTGCTTCACCCCACCGACGCGATCATCCGCACGGCTGTCACCTGCGTGTGCGGCTCCGACCTGTGGCCCTACCGCGGCGCCGAGCCGATCGGCGACCCGCACCCGATGGGCCACGAGTACGTCGGCTTCGTCGAGGAGGTCGGCTCCGGGGTCACCGCGGTGAAGCCGGGACAGTTCGTCGTCGGCTCGTTCGCCACGTCCGACAACACCTGTGCGAACTGCAAGAACGGATTCCAGTCCAGCTGCCTGCACCGCGAGTTCATGTCCACCTGCCAGGCCGAGTACGTGCGCATCCCCCACGCCCAGGGCACCCTGGTCGCCACCGACGAGGTACCCGGCGAGGAACTGTGGCCCGGTCTGCTGGCCGTCTCCGATGTGATGGGCACGGGCTGGTGGGCCGCGGACGCCGCCGAGGTGGGGCCCGGCTCGACCGCCGTGGTCGTCGGCGACGGCGCGGTGGGCCTGTGCGCGGTGATTGCGGCGAAGGAGATGGGCGCGGAGCGCATCATCGCCATGTCGCGGCACGAGTCCCGGCAGAAGCTCGCCCGGGAGTTCGGTGCCACCGACATCGTCACCGGGCGTGGCGACGAGGGCGTTGCGGAGATCAAGGAGCTGACCGGCGGCATCGGCGCCGACAGCGTCCTGGAGTGCGTCGGCACGGCCCAGGCCATGAGCCAGGCCCTGCGCTCCGCCCGGCCCGGCGGCAACGTCGGCTTCGTCGGTGTCCCCCACGAGGTCGCCGTCGACGGGCAGGAGCTGTTCTTCTCCCACGTCGGCCTGCGCGGCGGTCCCGCCCCCGTACGCCGGTATCTGCCCGACCTCATCGACCGCGTCCTCACCCGCCGGATCGACCCGGGCAAGGTCTTCGACCTCACCCTGCCCCTGGACCAGGTCGCCGAGGGCTACAAGGCCATGGACGAGCGCCGCGCCATCAAGACCCTCCTCACCCCCTGA
- a CDS encoding cupin domain-containing protein, which produces MQITRSSLDTVKGPADWFTGDVYIDPVAAAPAPSRVTASLVHFMPGARTHWHRHPLGQTVFVTEGVGLCQRRGGPVEVIRPGDRVLFEADEEHWHGAAPNRLMVHVAINEGDDDHAVVHWLNPVTDDEYTAAPATG; this is translated from the coding sequence GTGCAGATCACCCGCAGCTCGCTCGACACCGTCAAGGGCCCGGCCGACTGGTTCACCGGTGACGTCTACATCGACCCGGTCGCCGCCGCCCCCGCCCCCTCTCGGGTCACCGCCTCCCTGGTGCACTTCATGCCCGGCGCCCGCACCCACTGGCACCGCCACCCGCTGGGCCAGACCGTCTTCGTCACCGAAGGTGTCGGCCTGTGCCAGCGCCGCGGCGGTCCCGTAGAGGTCATCCGGCCTGGCGACCGGGTCCTGTTCGAGGCCGACGAGGAGCACTGGCACGGCGCCGCCCCGAACCGGCTGATGGTCCACGTGGCCATCAACGAGGGCGACGACGACCACGCCGTCGTGCACTGGCTGAACCCGGTCACCGACGACGAGTACACCGCCGCCCCGGCCACCGGCTGA
- a CDS encoding SDR family oxidoreductase, producing MDAAFNNAGVEQPVQSAADTAKNDWDRVLGVSLTGAFLCTRAQIRQMLKQDGGGVIVNVSSGAGVKGFEGQAAYAAAKHGIIGFTRSAALDHAAQGIRINAVCPGIIDTGMIRRFGDTRPGGREGLIADEPVGRLGTPEEIASAVLWLCSADAAFATGTALVVDGGQTT from the coding sequence CTGGATGCCGCCTTCAACAACGCCGGCGTCGAGCAGCCCGTCCAGTCGGCCGCCGACACCGCCAAGAACGACTGGGACCGCGTTCTCGGCGTCAGCCTCACCGGAGCGTTCCTGTGCACCCGCGCCCAGATCCGGCAGATGCTGAAGCAGGACGGCGGCGGCGTGATCGTCAACGTCTCCTCCGGCGCCGGGGTCAAGGGCTTCGAGGGGCAGGCCGCCTACGCCGCCGCCAAGCACGGGATCATCGGCTTCACCCGTTCCGCCGCCCTCGACCACGCCGCACAGGGCATCCGTATCAACGCCGTCTGCCCGGGGATCATCGACACCGGGATGATCCGCCGCTTCGGCGACACCCGCCCCGGGGGCCGCGAAGGACTTATCGCCGACGAACCCGTCGGCCGCCTCGGCACGCCCGAGGAGATCGCCTCCGCCGTGCTCTGGCTGTGCTCCGCCGACGCCGCCTTCGCCACCGGCACCGCCCTGGTCGTCGACGGCGGCCAGACCACCTGA
- a CDS encoding glucose 1-dehydrogenase — protein MNPTYDFTGQVAFVTGASSGMGLATARAFAKAGAAVGLADIDETALKAAVQELTDAGHRALALVCDVTDEDQVAAAVDRTVEIFGRLDMAYNNAGIMPPPTDAADESAEQFDRVQHINLRGIWAAMKHELRHMRDQGSGAIVNCSSLGGLVGNPGRAAYHATKHGVIGLTKSAALEYGSRGVRINAVCPGTIATPMVDAMVEGGELDRAQAEAGQAIDRLGTADEIAQAVLWLSSPGAGYVTGIALPVDGGYTAQ, from the coding sequence ATGAACCCCACCTACGACTTCACCGGCCAGGTCGCCTTCGTCACCGGAGCCTCCTCCGGCATGGGCCTGGCCACCGCCCGCGCCTTCGCCAAAGCCGGCGCCGCCGTCGGCCTCGCCGACATCGACGAGACAGCCCTCAAGGCCGCCGTGCAGGAACTCACCGACGCCGGACACCGGGCCCTCGCCCTGGTCTGCGACGTCACCGACGAGGACCAGGTCGCCGCCGCCGTCGACCGCACCGTGGAGATCTTCGGCCGCCTTGACATGGCCTACAACAACGCCGGGATCATGCCCCCGCCCACCGACGCCGCCGACGAGAGCGCCGAACAGTTCGACCGCGTCCAGCACATCAACCTGCGCGGCATCTGGGCGGCCATGAAGCACGAACTGCGCCACATGCGCGACCAGGGCAGCGGCGCCATCGTCAACTGCTCCTCCCTCGGCGGCCTCGTCGGCAACCCCGGCCGCGCCGCCTACCACGCCACCAAGCACGGCGTGATCGGCCTGACCAAGAGCGCCGCCCTCGAATACGGCTCCCGCGGCGTCCGCATCAACGCGGTGTGCCCCGGCACCATCGCCACCCCCATGGTCGATGCGATGGTCGAAGGCGGCGAACTCGACCGCGCCCAGGCCGAAGCCGGCCAGGCCATCGACCGTCTCGGCACCGCCGACGAGATCGCCCAGGCCGTCCTGTGGCTCTCCAGCCCCGGCGCCGGCTACGTCACCGGCATCGCCCTGCCCGTCGACGGTGGCTACACCGCCCAGTAA
- a CDS encoding TetR/AcrR family transcriptional regulator, producing the protein MSHDLRELPLRERKKLRTRRALAETALRLFTERGYDTTTLDDLCDAVEVSKRTFFRNYRSKEDVALAADSELWSAYLDRVAAVRLDGPLLGVLRVALEATLEAMEPDWDRRFLATRELSESVPVLQSHGLGYCQDTTRDIVETLAGRAGADTEADALRLRLTVEIFVAAWHTVCLHWTAQGGRGGRDGLTHLVEQTFTLIPDALTRTA; encoded by the coding sequence GTGAGTCACGATCTGCGCGAACTGCCGCTGCGCGAACGGAAGAAGCTGCGTACGCGCCGGGCCCTGGCCGAGACCGCGCTCCGTCTGTTCACCGAACGCGGTTACGACACCACCACGCTCGACGACCTGTGCGACGCGGTGGAGGTGTCCAAGCGCACCTTCTTCCGGAACTACCGCTCCAAGGAGGACGTCGCGCTCGCCGCCGACAGCGAGCTGTGGTCGGCGTACCTGGACCGGGTGGCCGCCGTACGGCTGGACGGCCCGCTCCTCGGCGTGCTCCGGGTGGCCCTGGAGGCGACCCTGGAGGCCATGGAGCCGGACTGGGACCGCCGGTTCCTGGCCACCCGTGAGCTGTCCGAGTCCGTTCCCGTGCTGCAGTCGCACGGACTGGGGTACTGCCAGGACACCACCCGTGACATCGTCGAGACGCTGGCCGGCCGTGCCGGCGCCGACACGGAGGCGGACGCGTTGCGCCTGCGCCTCACCGTGGAGATCTTCGTCGCCGCCTGGCACACGGTGTGCCTGCACTGGACGGCCCAGGGCGGCCGAGGAGGCCGCGACGGCCTGACGCACCTGGTCGAACAGACCTTCACCCTGATCCCGGACGCGCTCACCCGCACCGCCTAG